The following are from one region of the Arachis duranensis cultivar V14167 chromosome 10, aradu.V14167.gnm2.J7QH, whole genome shotgun sequence genome:
- the LOC127742961 gene encoding leucine-rich repeat extensin-like protein 3, with the protein MSLRAMLVNFVRGCPYYDVASQTGCVRGRPFQYPIRTAYFNPDAPYDFPLSWLHPGGPGIPHPEEKMPPPPDYPPLPDEPIPAQPIHESPPAPFVLDEWGVPVLPPKLDPLPEPIEPPVFDEQQGHEYDQIMEVPPPSPDYILFGSYPFMVPVASSGSSAITPAEEEDEEEEDPEEDPNFIIISSNSDDDEPGEAPAGEHHHSPGGFS; encoded by the exons ATGAGCCTTCGGGCAATGCTTGTGAATTTTGTGCGGGGATGCCCGTATTATGATGTTGCTTCCCAGACAGGCTGCG TTCGTGGTAGACCTTTCCAGTACCCTATTAGGACAGCATACTTTAATCCTGATGCACCCTATGATTTTCCTTTATCTTGGTTACACCCCGGCGGACCTGGGATACCTCATCCTGAGGAGAAGATGCCACCTCCACCTGACTATCCTCCTCTACCTGATGAGCCTATACCTGCCCAGCCTATCCATGAGTCACCTCCTGCACCTTTTGTCCTTGATGAGTGGGGTGTTCCTGTGTTGCCACCCAAGCTTGATCCTTTACCTGAGCCGATCGAGCCTCCTGTCTTTGATGAGCAGCAGGGACATGAGTATGATCAGATCATGGAGGTGCCACCTCCTTCTCCCGACTATATTTTGTTTGGTAGCTATCCTTTTATGGTTCCTGTGGCCAGCAGTGGTTCCTCTGCTATCACTCCGGCAGAAGAAGAggacgaggaagaagaagatccaGAGGAAGATCCTAACTTCATAATTATCTCCTCTAACAGCGATGACGATGAGCCAGGTGAGGCGCCAGCAGGCGAGCATCACCATTCGCCCGGTGGTTTTTCGTGA